The Rhodocytophaga rosea genome has a segment encoding these proteins:
- a CDS encoding glycosyltransferase family 4 protein, which translates to MKINFDVTSLVRENLTGIGVYTKNLIQAIQQFPGIECTGTYRLSRFKKRKLIELHASLPVKPYLPVISGYLPASYDIFHGPDFRIPVGHSFKKVVTIHDMVVFQRELVDEKFSQAGMAKMKRMLSRGKPDHIMVDSAFTQSEFLKHFPEWESQTTVVHLGMDHIRIQTEKLPAIYDFPYVIFVGTVEKRKNVSRIIEAFAQVSPAYPDLRLLIIGGKGMLSGPIFNELEANPAKDKIIYKGFVTENELIALYQHALFTLYPSMYEGFGIPILESMRLSCPVLTSNIGSMAEVSGQAALHVNPFDVEDITAGMIQLLENPTLRQQLVESGHERVKQFTWQACAENTIQVYKQVLSDK; encoded by the coding sequence ATGAAAATTAATTTTGATGTAACATCTCTCGTACGGGAAAATCTGACAGGTATTGGTGTCTATACTAAAAATCTGATTCAAGCCATTCAACAATTTCCCGGTATAGAATGTACCGGTACCTACCGCCTATCCAGATTCAAGAAAAGAAAGCTGATTGAGTTGCATGCTAGCTTACCCGTAAAACCCTATCTTCCGGTTATTTCAGGCTATTTGCCTGCTTCTTATGATATTTTTCATGGACCTGACTTCCGCATTCCCGTGGGACACTCCTTCAAAAAAGTAGTTACTATTCATGATATGGTGGTTTTTCAGCGGGAACTGGTAGACGAAAAATTTTCGCAGGCTGGCATGGCAAAAATGAAACGCATGCTTTCCAGGGGAAAACCAGATCATATTATGGTTGATTCTGCTTTTACACAAAGCGAGTTTCTTAAACATTTTCCGGAATGGGAATCTCAAACAACGGTTGTGCACCTGGGCATGGATCATATCCGGATACAAACTGAAAAACTGCCGGCTATTTATGATTTTCCTTATGTGATCTTTGTTGGTACTGTAGAAAAAAGAAAAAATGTGAGCCGCATTATTGAGGCATTTGCCCAGGTTTCTCCAGCCTATCCTGACCTGCGTTTACTGATCATTGGGGGAAAAGGGATGTTATCCGGACCGATATTCAACGAATTGGAAGCAAATCCGGCAAAAGATAAGATTATCTACAAAGGGTTTGTAACTGAGAATGAACTGATCGCTTTATATCAGCATGCTTTGTTCACCTTGTATCCATCCATGTATGAAGGTTTTGGTATTCCGATCCTGGAATCTATGCGTTTGTCCTGTCCGGTGCTCACCAGCAATATTGGTTCTATGGCAGAAGTAAGCGGCCAGGCGGCCTTGCATGTAAATCCTTTTGATGTAGAGGACATTACTGCAGGTATGATTCAATTGCTGGAAAACCCGACTTTACGTCAGCAACTCGTAGAATCAGGGCATGAGCGGGTAAAACAGTTTACCTGGCAAGCTTGTGCAGAAAATACCATCCAGGTATATAAACAAGTACTTTCTGATAAGTAA